One Helianthus annuus cultivar XRQ/B chromosome 12, HanXRQr2.0-SUNRISE, whole genome shotgun sequence genomic region harbors:
- the LOC110894889 gene encoding uncharacterized protein LOC110894889 isoform X2: MDTRDKAVTELKKAEENAPVIHLGLDYRLKYGIIWIFVTMQLVASAITNGVEYMLTDYDVPAQAVGLTCLLVLFNLLLLPSFFDAMEDLLHFWYRWRYPIFIFSAFFCWFFWWLHVSCSWLNLSYSNAMMCALSRSF; the protein is encoded by the exons ATG GACACACGGGATAAAGCTGTTACTGAACTGAAGAAg GCTGAAGAAAATGCTCCAGTTATACACCTGGGTTTAGACTATCGACTTAAATACGGGATTATCTGGATCTTCGTCACAATGCAGCTTGTAGCATCTGCAATTACAAATGGTGTTGAGTATATGCTGACCGATTATGATGTTCCTGCCCAAGCTGTTGGATTAACCTGTTTACTTGTACTTTTTAATCTCTTGTTGTTGCCCTCGTTTTTTGATGCAATGGAAGATCTTCTCCACTTTTGGTACAGGTGGAGATACCCTATCTTCATATTCTCAGCTTT CTTTTGTTGGTTTTTCTGGTGGCTACATGTTTCTTGCAGTTGGCTCAACCTGTCTTACTCAAATGCTATGATGTGTGCGCTTTCGCGATCATTTTAG
- the LOC110892854 gene encoding uncharacterized protein LOC110892854 has protein sequence MNNEWEDEEEDPTYKESTVFSRLHPEHASYKPAKRAGYNPKAEHDYTLSYRPDDMAEDSKFIREIATAAIDKTKLPHNVGKYNGLTDPDDHLQVFKGAGATGGWNLPTWCHLFAQTFVGAARVWFDSLPAGKIKSWVDFREKFLAHFSQQRRHARDPADCLNIWRRDHESVEDFITRYNKECLEIGDVGEKMMRAHFVRAVKCDDLIKRVKGRDGGPKDWETFIEATKTIAQTDKQLTGDDHRQRTHNSNDRHGRKGRGQSWRSSSHRERSPPREDARHTINQIAHRKEVKKENREKQWTPLTKTPSEVLATENHKFKPPLQMRNKRGQDPNIYFEFHKDTGHLTDDCFSLKQEIERALRDGKLTHLVKGGKRDYHQIQRRDEGPDNKKLRKLETHMVQGGPRRPKKNYNKRTQDDSWREKQVIFSVVRGGPREKRPIVIPGVIGHYQTDYIFIDPGSTTDIIYEQCFNQFDQEDKVRLEPVDYPLTGFCNEAVFPLGQISFPVLLSDG, from the coding sequence atgaacaatgagTGGGAAGATGAAGAGGAAGACCCAACGTACAAGGAAAGCACAGTGTTCAGCAGGTTACACCCGGAACACGCGTCATACAAGCCCGCAAAGCGCGCAGGGTACAACCCAAAGGCAGAGCATGATTATACCTTAAGCTATCGTCCAGACGACATGGCTGAAGATTCGAAATTCATCAGGGAGATTGCCACAGCCGCTATAGACAAAACCAAGTTGCCGCACAACGTTGGCAAATACAATGGACTGACAGATCCAGATGATCATCTCCAGGTTTTCAAAGGCGCAGGAGCAACAGGTGGGTGGAACCTACCAACTTGGTGTCACCTGTTCGCACAAACGTTCGTGGGCGCAGCGCGCGTCTGGTTCGACAGCTTACCAGCAGGAAaaatcaaatcatgggtcgaCTTCAGAGAGAAGTTCCTGGCACACTTCTCTCAACAGCGGAGGCACGCCAGGGACCCAGCAGATTGTCTAAACATATGGCGTCGAGACCACGAAAGCGTGGAAGATTTTATCACAAGATATAACAAGGAATGTTTGGAGATCGGAGATGTGGGAGAAAAAATGATGCGCGCGCACTTCGTGAGGGCAGTCAAGTGTGATGATTTAATCAAGCGCGTGAAAGGAAgagacggaggacccaaagattgggaaaccttcattgaGGCCACCAAAACAATAGCACAGACAGACAAACAGTTGACCGGTGACGACCATCGTCAACGCACACATAACTCTAATGACCGACACGGCAGAAAAGGCAGAGGCCAGTCATGGAGGTCTTCCAGTCATAGAGAAAGAAGCCCACCAAGAGAAGATGCGCGACACACAATCAATCAGATAGCCCACCGAAAAGAAGTAAAGAAGGAAAACAGAGAGAAGCAGTGGACGCCATTAACAAAGACCCCTTCGGAGGTCTTGGCCACTGAAAATCACAAATTTAAACCACCCCTgcagatgcgcaacaaaaggggtcaAGATCCCAATATTTACTTTGAATTCCATAAGGACACAGGTCACCTAACCGATGACTGTTTTAGCCTGAAGCAAGAAATTGAAAGAGCCCTAAGAGATGGAAAGCTCACTCACCTGGTCAAGGGCGGAAAGCGCGACTACCACCAAATCCAAAGAAGAGACGAAGGGCCAGATAACAAAAAACTTAGGAAGTTGGAAACCCACATGGTGCAGGGAGGTCCACGAAGACCAAAGAAAAATTACAACAAGCGCACGCAAGATGATTCATGGCGCGAGAAGCAAGTCATCTTCTCAGTTGTCCGAGGAGGCCCGAGGGAAAAACGACCGATAGTTATTCCAGGAGTGATTGGTCATTACCAGACAGACTACATCTTCATCGATCCAGGGAGCACCACGGATATCATATATGaacaatgcttcaatcaatttgaccagGAGGACAAGGTGCGCTTGGAGCCAGTAGACTACCCAttaactggtttctgcaacgaggCCGTCTTTCCCCTGGGACAGATATCATTCCCGGTGTTACTTTCAGACGGATGA
- the LOC110894889 gene encoding uncharacterized protein LOC110894889 isoform X1 translates to MEKKSASMAELSNTTHLTASVVDTRDKAVTELKKAEENAPVIHLGLDYRLKYGIIWIFVTMQLVASAITNGVEYMLTDYDVPAQAVGLTCLLVLFNLLLLPSFFDAMEDLLHFWYRWRYPIFIFSAFFCWFFWWLHVSCSWLNLSYSNAMMCALSRSF, encoded by the exons atggaaaagaAATCAGCTTCGATGGCGGAACTGTCCAACACTACCCATTTGACTGCTTCGGTTGTG GACACACGGGATAAAGCTGTTACTGAACTGAAGAAg GCTGAAGAAAATGCTCCAGTTATACACCTGGGTTTAGACTATCGACTTAAATACGGGATTATCTGGATCTTCGTCACAATGCAGCTTGTAGCATCTGCAATTACAAATGGTGTTGAGTATATGCTGACCGATTATGATGTTCCTGCCCAAGCTGTTGGATTAACCTGTTTACTTGTACTTTTTAATCTCTTGTTGTTGCCCTCGTTTTTTGATGCAATGGAAGATCTTCTCCACTTTTGGTACAGGTGGAGATACCCTATCTTCATATTCTCAGCTTT CTTTTGTTGGTTTTTCTGGTGGCTACATGTTTCTTGCAGTTGGCTCAACCTGTCTTACTCAAATGCTATGATGTGTGCGCTTTCGCGATCATTTTAG